A genome region from Sporocytophaga myxococcoides DSM 11118 includes the following:
- a CDS encoding glycosyl hydrolase family 18 protein, protein MNYRKLLFYKVLFVLSFSFNFRAFSQIPKPALVGYWQNWSTGLKLTDVHDAYNVIQLAFGTTEGSSLSKITFSLPWDYEKNSFMTDIDALHSKGKVVILSLGGGNDPIRLDNEEAKQEFINSVIYILQSYNYKFDGIDIDFESSSMAFGNSWTMDDPAPAQTNLIEAIKTLMIDYQNATGKKMLLTMAPETVYLMGALSSYQINNLNGGAMLPIIEQLKDDIDLLHCQYYNAGGAGGGTFAIDGIIYYDDSDPDYITSMTESIIKGFPLLKNKGVYNGFPSSKVAIGLPAKSNSCNLGTGSGYNSPEDVCRAVKYIQGKISKPSDFTYTLTSSYPDLAGLMTWSINKDRNICEGVYAFAENFSCTFQGLTALQNEFYKNNGIVLYPNPASDYIDLSFEIDLYGVTNFDIIDVNGEVVYQENLISGENNYNLDISNFKPGLYFLRILSNNVKLNKRFVKY, encoded by the coding sequence ATGAATTACAGAAAACTGCTGTTTTATAAAGTTCTTTTCGTGCTCTCATTTAGTTTTAACTTCAGGGCATTCTCTCAGATTCCTAAACCTGCATTGGTGGGCTATTGGCAGAACTGGTCAACAGGCCTTAAACTAACTGATGTTCATGATGCTTACAATGTGATACAGCTAGCCTTTGGCACTACTGAAGGTTCTTCGTTATCCAAGATCACATTCAGTCTGCCATGGGATTATGAAAAGAATTCATTTATGACAGATATTGATGCACTCCATTCAAAAGGAAAGGTTGTAATATTAAGCCTGGGGGGAGGCAATGATCCCATCAGGCTGGATAATGAGGAAGCGAAACAGGAATTTATAAATTCTGTGATCTATATTCTTCAAAGTTATAATTATAAATTCGATGGTATCGATATAGATTTTGAATCAAGCTCAATGGCTTTTGGAAATTCGTGGACTATGGATGATCCTGCACCTGCTCAGACAAACCTTATAGAGGCAATAAAGACACTGATGATTGATTACCAAAATGCTACTGGTAAAAAGATGTTATTGACAATGGCGCCTGAGACAGTTTACCTGATGGGAGCATTGAGTTCTTATCAGATTAATAATCTTAACGGAGGTGCCATGTTACCTATTATCGAGCAATTAAAAGACGATATAGACTTGCTTCATTGCCAGTATTACAATGCAGGTGGAGCAGGTGGAGGTACTTTTGCAATTGACGGAATAATCTATTACGATGATAGTGATCCGGATTATATCACTTCCATGACAGAAAGTATTATTAAAGGTTTTCCTTTGTTGAAGAACAAAGGTGTTTATAATGGTTTTCCATCATCTAAGGTAGCGATTGGCCTTCCAGCCAAATCAAACAGTTGTAATCTGGGAACAGGCAGTGGTTATAATAGCCCTGAAGATGTATGCAGAGCTGTGAAGTATATACAAGGGAAAATATCAAAACCTTCGGATTTCACCTATACACTTACTTCTTCATATCCAGATCTGGCAGGGCTTATGACCTGGTCGATCAATAAAGACAGGAATATATGTGAAGGAGTTTATGCATTTGCTGAGAATTTTTCTTGTACTTTCCAGGGATTAACAGCATTGCAAAATGAGTTTTATAAAAATAACGGAATTGTTCTTTACCCAAATCCTGCCTCTGATTATATAGACTTAAGCTTTGAAATCGATTTATATGGAGTAACCAACTTTGATATAATCGATGTTAATGGAGAAGTAGTGTACCAGGAAAACCTAATATCAGGAGAGAATAATTATAATTTGGATATCAGCAATTTTAAACCTGGTCTTTACTTTCTTCGGATCCTTTCCAACAATGTGAAGTTGAACAAACGTTTTGTAAAATACTGA